A portion of the Luxibacter massiliensis genome contains these proteins:
- a CDS encoding flagellin N-terminal helical domain-containing protein, translating into MRIQHNITALNAHRNLTNNNSSVSKNLEKLSSGYRINRAGDDAAGLAISEKMRAQITGLEAAQKNAEDGVSLVQTAEGALTEVHSMLNRMVSLATQSANGTYSDANRSEMQKEIDALNAEIDRIGATANFNGTTLFAAGSVNLHVGESSADTNQISVTLKAMSSTELKIKDLDLTTADGAKAAIDTINDAIDTVSSMRSDFGALQNRLEHTINNLGVQNENITASESRIRDVDMAKEMMAYTKNNILVQASQAMLAQANQVPQGVLQLLQ; encoded by the coding sequence ATGAGAATTCAACACAACATTACAGCATTAAACGCACACAGAAACTTAACAAATAATAACTCTTCTGTATCTAAAAACCTGGAGAAATTATCCTCTGGTTACAGAATCAACCGCGCAGGCGATGACGCAGCAGGCCTTGCTATTTCTGAAAAAATGCGTGCTCAGATCACAGGTCTGGAAGCAGCTCAGAAGAATGCAGAGGACGGCGTTTCTCTTGTACAGACAGCAGAAGGCGCTCTGACAGAGGTTCACTCTATGTTAAACCGTATGGTTTCCCTGGCTACTCAGTCTGCCAACGGTACATACAGTGACGCTAACCGTTCTGAGATGCAGAAGGAGATCGATGCCCTGAACGCTGAGATTGACAGAATTGGCGCTACAGCAAACTTCAACGGAACAACATTGTTCGCTGCTGGTTCAGTTAATCTGCATGTTGGAGAATCTTCAGCAGATACAAACCAGATTTCAGTTACATTAAAAGCTATGAGTTCTACAGAGCTGAAAATCAAAGACCTTGACCTGACAACTGCTGATGGTGCAAAGGCTGCAATTGACACTATTAACGATGCAATTGATACAGTATCTTCCATGCGTTCAGATTTCGGTGCTCTCCAGAACCGTCTTGAGCACACCATCAACAACCTGGGCGTTCAGAATGAGAATATCACAGCTTCTGAGAGCCGTATCCGTGACGTAGACATGGCTAAGGAGATGATGGCTTACACAAAGAACAACATTCTTGTGCAGGCTTCACAGGCTATGCTTGCTCAGGCAAATCAGGTTCCACAGGGTGTTCTTCAGTTATTACAGTAA
- a CDS encoding recombinase family protein, which yields MDKNMYGYVRVSTKEQNIERQLISLGQLGIKKTDIYIDKQSGKDFNRPAYKKLMRKLKSGDVVVTKSIDRLGRNYEEIKEQWRFITKHIGADIIIEDMPLLDTTKTRDLLGNFISDVVLQLLSFVAENERNNIRTRQAEGIAAAKQRGVRFGKPKITMPNDFSTLYYMWETKKISVEEFASLCNVGRSTMYNRINEYKKNKKI from the coding sequence ATGGATAAGAACATGTACGGTTATGTTAGGGTATCGACTAAAGAACAGAATATTGAGCGTCAGCTAATATCTCTGGGCCAGCTAGGCATCAAAAAAACAGACATTTACATTGACAAGCAGAGTGGTAAAGATTTTAACCGCCCGGCTTACAAAAAACTGATGCGGAAATTGAAATCTGGTGATGTAGTTGTGACAAAGAGCATAGACCGTCTGGGAAGGAACTATGAGGAGATTAAAGAACAGTGGAGATTTATAACAAAACACATAGGCGCAGATATTATCATTGAGGATATGCCCCTTCTGGATACTACAAAAACCCGGGATTTACTGGGGAATTTCATAAGTGATGTAGTGCTGCAGCTGCTATCTTTTGTGGCTGAAAATGAGAGGAATAATATTCGGACGAGGCAGGCTGAAGGGATTGCTGCCGCTAAACAAAGAGGCGTGCGGTTTGGAAAACCTAAAATTACAATGCCCAATGATTTCTCTACTCTATATTATATGTGGGAAACGAAAAAAATAAGTGTAGAAGAGTTTGCATCATTATGCAACGTGGGGCGCAGTACAATGTACAACCGGATTAATGAATACAAAAAAAATAAAAAAATTTAA
- a CDS encoding phosphocholine cytidylyltransferase family protein yields the protein MKAILLAAGVGNRISRMIESVPKSTLPINDKPLIRITVEKLIKLHMEVVVVVGYQREKIYEALEGLDVAYYVNPFYDITNSIASLWFAREELKGDVMIMNADVFVSETILQNILADERDNVMAIDVTRTKTGDYFFTTTDGGVIRKYGKDLPLRERSCEYVGIAKISSRFTEQFRERLESLIDRQEYRLWWENVLYSFTDKKEHPIYTIDVKNEFWSEIDYFDDYERILNYISGELSNGE from the coding sequence ATGAAGGCAATTCTGTTAGCGGCTGGGGTTGGGAACAGAATATCAAGAATGATTGAGAGCGTTCCTAAATCCACGCTGCCTATTAATGACAAACCATTGATTCGGATTACTGTTGAAAAGCTGATAAAGCTTCATATGGAGGTCGTGGTTGTAGTTGGCTATCAGAGAGAAAAGATTTACGAGGCCTTGGAGGGACTGGACGTGGCTTATTATGTCAATCCTTTTTATGATATTACCAACAGTATCGCCAGCCTCTGGTTTGCCAGAGAGGAGCTTAAGGGGGATGTGATGATTATGAATGCAGATGTATTCGTGTCTGAAACAATCCTGCAGAATATACTGGCCGACGAGAGGGATAATGTAATGGCCATTGATGTTACCAGGACCAAGACTGGGGATTACTTTTTTACCACCACGGACGGCGGGGTTATCCGTAAATACGGGAAGGATCTGCCGTTGAGGGAGAGAAGCTGCGAGTATGTTGGGATTGCTAAGATCTCTTCCCGGTTTACGGAACAATTCAGGGAGAGGCTGGAAAGCCTGATAGACAGGCAAGAGTACCGCCTCTGGTGGGAGAATGTGCTTTACTCCTTTACGGATAAGAAGGAGCATCCCATTTATACTATCGATGTAAAAAATGAATTCTGGTCAGAAATAGATTATTTTGATGATTATGAGAGGATTCTTAACTATATAAGCGGGGAACTGTCAAACGGGGAGTAA
- a CDS encoding NAD-dependent epimerase/dehydratase family protein — protein MMDFMDNALYAEDVKQTAALPLDWDKLNSSVLLLAGASGMIGGFLTDVFMYRNQHRGQKLKVLALGRDQRQGEERFKRYRGHEEFAFIPCDINSGVHGIEAADYVIQAASNTHPMAYASDPIGTVRSNIVGTDHLLEYAAQAGARRFVFLSSVEIYGQNRGDTEKFKEDYCGYINSNTLRAGYPEGKRAGEALCQAYRRQKNLDYVIPRLARTYGPNMRMDDSKAAAQFIKKGAAGEDIVLKSQGKQLYTHTYVADAAAGVLTVMLKGESGEAYNVAGDGGHITLGELARFIAADCGTKVVFEIPGDTEQAGYSKAQKALLDGSKLEELGYQERYSVKEGVRRTISILKQLKSRGEKDLEMAE, from the coding sequence ATGATGGATTTTATGGATAATGCCCTGTATGCAGAAGATGTAAAGCAGACGGCAGCTCTTCCTCTGGATTGGGATAAATTAAATTCTTCAGTTCTTCTTCTGGCAGGGGCTTCCGGGATGATCGGGGGCTTTCTGACAGATGTTTTCATGTACCGGAATCAACACAGAGGGCAGAAGCTGAAAGTCTTGGCCCTGGGGAGAGATCAGAGGCAGGGAGAAGAACGGTTTAAACGATATAGGGGCCATGAGGAGTTTGCATTTATTCCTTGTGATATAAACAGCGGCGTACATGGGATAGAAGCTGCGGATTATGTCATACAGGCTGCCAGCAATACCCATCCCATGGCATATGCGTCGGATCCCATCGGGACTGTGAGAAGCAATATTGTGGGCACAGACCATTTGCTGGAATATGCCGCCCAGGCAGGGGCCAGGCGTTTCGTGTTCCTGTCATCTGTAGAGATTTATGGACAAAACCGAGGGGACACAGAGAAGTTTAAGGAGGATTACTGCGGCTATATTAATTCTAATACCCTGCGGGCGGGTTATCCAGAGGGGAAGCGTGCGGGGGAGGCTCTCTGCCAGGCGTACAGAAGGCAGAAAAACCTGGACTATGTGATACCCAGGCTGGCCAGGACATACGGGCCTAATATGAGGATGGATGACAGTAAGGCGGCAGCCCAGTTTATTAAGAAAGGGGCGGCAGGAGAGGATATTGTCCTAAAGAGCCAGGGAAAGCAACTCTATACCCATACCTATGTGGCAGATGCTGCTGCAGGCGTTTTGACAGTTATGCTTAAGGGAGAGTCTGGAGAGGCTTATAATGTGGCCGGAGATGGGGGGCATATTACTTTAGGGGAGCTGGCCCGTTTTATTGCGGCTGACTGCGGCACAAAAGTAGTTTTTGAAATTCCAGGGGATACAGAGCAGGCCGGGTATTCTAAGGCCCAAAAAGCCCTTCTGGATGGAAGCAAGCTAGAAGAACTTGGCTATCAGGAGAGATATAGTGTGAAGGAAGGTGTACGCAGGACAATCTCTATTTTAAAACAATTGAAAAGCAGAGGTGAAAAGGATCTTGAAATGGCAGAATAA
- a CDS encoding IspD/TarI family cytidylyltransferase encodes MNVAVIIAAGWGQRMNQDIPKQFINVYDKPVLIYTLESFQRHPDIDAIEVVCLAGWRDLLKAYAGQFNITKLKWIIDGGDTAQESIRNGVYHLEDVCSPDDIVVIHDGIRPLVDESILSDVILKCRQYGNAVTSLPYNEQIFVMEDEHSTRQYIPRETLRRVSTPQAYTYEKLNWAYHKAFEEKIGIYGSSYTNTMMVDLGETLYFAAGSEKNIKLTTRDDLELFKGYLRTEKDDWLK; translated from the coding sequence ATGAATGTAGCAGTTATTATTGCGGCTGGCTGGGGCCAGCGGATGAACCAGGATATACCAAAGCAGTTTATTAATGTGTATGACAAGCCAGTGCTGATCTATACGCTGGAGAGTTTTCAGAGGCATCCAGATATAGACGCCATTGAGGTGGTGTGTCTGGCAGGCTGGCGGGATTTGCTCAAGGCTTATGCCGGCCAGTTTAATATTACCAAACTGAAGTGGATAATTGACGGCGGGGATACGGCCCAGGAGTCTATCCGAAATGGGGTGTACCATCTTGAGGATGTATGCAGTCCAGACGATATTGTGGTCATACATGACGGTATCCGTCCTCTGGTGGATGAGAGTATATTGTCAGATGTGATCCTAAAGTGCAGGCAGTACGGCAATGCAGTCACGTCCCTCCCTTACAATGAACAGATTTTTGTGATGGAGGATGAGCATTCCACCCGCCAATATATACCAAGGGAGACACTGCGCAGGGTTTCCACGCCCCAGGCTTATACATATGAGAAACTGAACTGGGCATACCACAAAGCATTTGAAGAGAAAATAGGTATCTATGGTTCTTCCTATACCAACACCATGATGGTGGATTTAGGGGAAACGTTATATTTTGCCGCTGGTTCAGAAAAAAATATCAAATTGACTACAAGAGATGACCTGGAATTGTTTAAAGGATATTTAAGGACAGAAAAGGATGACTGGTTAAAATGA
- a CDS encoding glycosyltransferase family 2 protein has translation MKTLGLVMIVKDEERCLGKCLEQAKGLVDKIFITDTGSTDRTKEIAASFGAAVTDYIWNQDFAAARNFALGQSDCDWNLVLDADEYLIKGTRRDIEPFMENMEHVGAVERKDLYVEGTVNGQAQIGSMYTRAARLLPRGVGFKGRVHEQEDSVYPAEPVPLVFEHDGYLQGGKGERNLSILLEELKDMPDDPYVLFQAAQTLRSLGRHREACAYYSRFYKQVPAAGAGYRAGGIISYLYSLIESQDYDRALSLVKAEEVRLGAHADFHFARGILYMRAIQADTGKYVSLLPLIEESYLRCLEIGEVPLHQGVCGCGSFKAAHNLGIWYEVSGDMGKALKYYRMAAGQGYGPAKLRLHELGK, from the coding sequence ATGAAAACACTTGGACTTGTGATGATTGTAAAGGATGAAGAGAGGTGCCTGGGGAAATGCCTGGAACAGGCAAAGGGACTTGTGGACAAGATTTTCATTACAGATACCGGGTCAACAGACAGGACAAAGGAGATTGCCGCATCTTTTGGGGCGGCAGTAACAGATTATATATGGAACCAAGATTTTGCTGCGGCAAGGAATTTTGCCCTGGGCCAGTCGGACTGTGACTGGAACCTGGTGCTGGATGCCGATGAATATTTAATAAAAGGGACCCGCAGGGATATAGAGCCTTTTATGGAAAACATGGAGCACGTGGGGGCCGTAGAGCGAAAGGATCTCTATGTAGAAGGGACTGTAAACGGACAGGCCCAGATTGGCTCCATGTATACCCGCGCGGCGCGTCTGCTGCCCAGGGGCGTGGGGTTCAAAGGGCGGGTGCATGAGCAGGAGGACTCTGTTTATCCGGCAGAGCCTGTACCTCTTGTGTTTGAGCATGACGGCTACCTCCAGGGAGGGAAGGGGGAGAGAAATCTTTCCATTCTGCTGGAAGAACTGAAGGATATGCCGGATGACCCCTATGTACTATTCCAGGCGGCCCAGACCCTGCGAAGCCTTGGCAGGCACAGGGAAGCCTGTGCCTATTACAGCCGTTTCTATAAACAGGTGCCTGCGGCAGGGGCAGGGTACCGGGCAGGAGGGATTATTTCATACTTATACAGCCTGATAGAGTCCCAGGATTATGACAGGGCATTATCCCTTGTAAAGGCAGAGGAGGTAAGGCTTGGGGCGCATGCAGATTTCCACTTTGCACGGGGAATCCTTTATATGAGGGCAATCCAGGCAGATACAGGGAAATATGTATCTCTGCTGCCGTTGATTGAAGAGTCCTACTTAAGGTGCCTGGAAATTGGAGAGGTGCCCCTACACCAGGGAGTCTGCGGCTGTGGTTCATTCAAAGCGGCGCATAACTTGGGCATTTGGTATGAGGTGTCAGGGGACATGGGGAAAGCGCTTAAGTATTATAGAATGGCGGCCGGGCAGGGGTATGGGCCTGCGAAGCTCCGGCTTCATGAGCTGGGGAAGTAG
- a CDS encoding pyridoxal phosphate-dependent aminotransferase codes for MYINEFIKDTYRIKDHEDRNGYLCLDMNENPEGLPEEFVQSVLKKVTPQFLASYPVKEPLIEKLARREGVGKENVSLTNGSDEGIRLVFETFTHPGGRLLTVTPTFEMYQVYGSMFGVKLDTVSFGEDFSIAEEEVLKNIHEDTDLVVLLNPNSPIGTEFSDEAVERIVEKAGKANAVVLIDEAYYPFGVESRIDFCRAHPHVIVLRTFSKLCSMAALRVGYMVGGRECIHLIENAQSTYNVNAVGILFARELLEREDILNTLKENIDQGRDYLVQKLSGQGYTFYGSKGNYLLIKPFRAPGEICRELRENKILIKTYRKGLLKDWLRVTLGSKEIMRQFWEAFYKAEGCQA; via the coding sequence ATGTACATAAACGAATTTATAAAAGACACATATCGTATTAAGGACCATGAAGATAGAAACGGGTATCTATGCCTGGACATGAACGAGAATCCTGAGGGACTGCCCGAAGAGTTCGTCCAGTCAGTCCTGAAAAAGGTTACACCACAGTTTCTTGCTTCCTATCCGGTTAAGGAGCCATTGATCGAAAAGCTTGCCCGCCGGGAAGGGGTGGGGAAAGAGAATGTTTCGCTGACAAACGGATCTGATGAGGGAATCCGCCTGGTTTTTGAGACATTCACACATCCGGGAGGACGGCTTTTGACAGTCACCCCTACCTTTGAGATGTATCAGGTGTATGGGAGTATGTTTGGAGTGAAACTGGACACAGTATCTTTTGGGGAGGACTTTTCTATAGCGGAAGAAGAGGTGCTGAAGAATATCCATGAGGATACAGATTTGGTTGTACTTCTGAATCCCAACAGTCCCATTGGCACAGAATTCTCAGACGAGGCTGTGGAGCGGATAGTAGAAAAGGCAGGAAAGGCCAATGCAGTGGTGCTGATTGACGAGGCATACTACCCCTTTGGCGTGGAGAGCAGGATAGATTTTTGCCGTGCCCATCCCCATGTTATAGTGCTTCGGACCTTTTCAAAGCTTTGTTCCATGGCTGCCCTTAGAGTGGGGTACATGGTTGGCGGCAGAGAGTGTATCCATCTGATTGAAAACGCCCAGTCTACCTATAATGTAAATGCTGTGGGAATTTTGTTTGCCCGGGAACTTTTAGAGCGGGAAGATATATTAAATACATTGAAAGAAAATATAGACCAGGGGAGAGATTATCTGGTACAAAAGCTTTCAGGGCAGGGATATACATTTTACGGGTCAAAGGGAAATTATCTGTTGATAAAACCTTTCAGGGCCCCTGGGGAAATCTGCCGGGAGCTTAGGGAGAACAAGATTTTGATTAAAACATATAGGAAAGGGCTGCTGAAAGACTGGCTGCGGGTGACACTGGGCAGTAAAGAGATAATGAGGCAGTTCTGGGAGGCATTTTATAAGGCGGAGGGATGCCAGGCATGA
- a CDS encoding glycosyltransferase — MKLQLTISLLASDRKASLERCLDSIRPILEKVPSELIIVFTGKDPEVEQAALRYTDQVVPFRWINDFSAARNAGLKRARGEWFLFIDDDEWFEDTQEICEFFLSGEYKNYGSACYVQRNYLAWDGVKYSDFHAYRMSRRVPGLCFMGRIHEELTPGVEPAKYFQAHVHHYGYVKDTDRAGAKTSRNIPLLTEEIRKQPSYLKNYQQLVKEYYIEGQWQEAQDWCRRGLALCPSAREGDARSWLRVYLARILAKGPDKAAAAKEIQEILKLSGNPGLVRLVLYQLLVSLHMEIGQYDEALSCGTDFEELLSQIERDPKERGRHYGDITLQDVKDPGRLYGGRVNCASSALEIQDFEKAGYFLALLPWEEEYRVCQYYPVFDQWAEQHPAPVEGLFGGLSFDAPYLLWQRAAVHKRHKETDKAKELLGECMGSTESEYLQKSLIREALVSGLGLEILAGRLGLDAWERCTKGAVDEIQAGDIKRLPTPLGGLGGQYALQGAWLTKLALEAELIKGYPGRDELAGLLEKYCQAALGFYRELYNPHMFGKDRYNLLPPECRFALKGLEALECLDAGRLGEAVRILGEAIHLYPAMTSVVRELTRLLASEPGTPTQGREFAQLAVQMKGALEAMISQGQYQEAEAVAVQLTQLLPGDLQLLRLRQRLYRDGGSD; from the coding sequence ATGAAACTACAGCTGACTATTTCCCTGCTGGCATCAGACAGGAAGGCTTCACTTGAAAGATGTCTGGATTCTATCAGGCCTATTTTGGAAAAGGTACCCAGTGAATTAATAATCGTGTTTACAGGCAAAGATCCGGAAGTGGAGCAGGCAGCTCTGCGGTACACAGACCAGGTGGTGCCTTTCCGGTGGATCAATGACTTTTCAGCGGCCCGGAATGCCGGGTTAAAAAGAGCCAGGGGGGAATGGTTCTTATTTATAGATGACGACGAGTGGTTTGAGGATACCCAGGAAATCTGTGAGTTTTTCCTGAGCGGGGAATATAAGAATTACGGATCGGCCTGCTATGTCCAGAGGAACTACCTGGCATGGGACGGGGTCAAGTATTCGGACTTCCATGCGTACCGGATGAGCAGGCGGGTTCCGGGACTTTGTTTTATGGGCCGCATTCACGAGGAACTGACCCCGGGGGTGGAGCCGGCGAAATATTTCCAGGCTCATGTGCACCACTATGGGTACGTGAAGGACACTGACAGGGCAGGGGCCAAGACATCCCGGAATATCCCTCTTTTAACCGAAGAAATCAGGAAGCAGCCGTCCTATCTGAAGAACTACCAGCAGCTGGTGAAAGAATATTACATAGAAGGCCAGTGGCAGGAGGCTCAGGATTGGTGCAGGAGAGGACTGGCCTTATGCCCCAGCGCCCGCGAGGGGGACGCCAGGAGCTGGCTTAGAGTCTACCTTGCCCGTATACTGGCCAAAGGCCCGGATAAGGCGGCGGCAGCAAAGGAAATTCAGGAGATACTAAAACTCTCCGGAAATCCGGGACTTGTAAGGCTGGTTCTATATCAGTTGTTAGTCAGCCTCCATATGGAAATAGGGCAGTATGATGAGGCCCTAAGCTGCGGCACGGATTTTGAGGAGCTATTATCCCAGATAGAAAGGGATCCCAAAGAAAGAGGGCGGCATTACGGGGATATTACTCTGCAGGATGTGAAGGATCCAGGACGGCTGTACGGGGGGCGGGTCAATTGCGCCTCCTCAGCATTGGAAATACAGGACTTTGAAAAAGCAGGATACTTCCTGGCATTGCTGCCTTGGGAGGAAGAATATCGGGTTTGCCAGTATTACCCTGTTTTTGACCAGTGGGCGGAACAACACCCTGCCCCAGTGGAGGGACTTTTTGGGGGATTGTCCTTTGACGCCCCTTATCTTTTGTGGCAGAGGGCGGCCGTACACAAGAGGCATAAGGAGACTGATAAGGCAAAGGAACTCCTAGGGGAGTGTATGGGAAGCACAGAGTCAGAATACTTACAGAAGTCTCTCATCCGGGAGGCGCTTGTTTCGGGCCTGGGCCTGGAGATACTGGCAGGCAGGCTAGGATTAGATGCATGGGAGCGGTGTACAAAAGGCGCCGTGGATGAAATTCAGGCAGGGGATATTAAGAGACTGCCAACTCCTTTGGGAGGCTTGGGAGGGCAGTATGCACTGCAGGGAGCCTGGCTTACAAAGCTGGCGCTGGAGGCAGAACTGATCAAAGGGTATCCTGGCAGGGATGAACTGGCAGGGCTCTTGGAGAAATACTGCCAGGCGGCCCTGGGGTTTTACAGGGAATTATACAACCCACATATGTTTGGCAAAGACCGTTATAACTTGCTGCCGCCGGAGTGCAGGTTCGCCTTAAAAGGATTGGAAGCGCTGGAATGTCTAGATGCAGGGAGGCTTGGGGAGGCAGTACGGATATTGGGAGAAGCCATCCACCTGTACCCGGCCATGACAAGTGTTGTCCGGGAGCTGACCCGCCTGCTGGCATCAGAGCCTGGAACCCCAACCCAGGGGAGGGAGTTCGCCCAGCTGGCCGTCCAGATGAAGGGGGCCCTGGAGGCTATGATCAGCCAGGGGCAGTATCAGGAGGCAGAGGCCGTGGCTGTGCAGCTGACCCAGCTTTTACCGGGAGATCTTCAATTGCTGCGCCTGCGGCAGAGACTTTACCGGGACGGCGGATCAGACTGA
- a CDS encoding class I SAM-dependent methyltransferase — MMENHSKTRIYGKNIEIDGDAARELYSTRAEKSGQVHVDAPTVLSSDANIENIRLWTEEELRRWFPLFGLSARDKVFEIGFGTGRMTKYITAAAGEYVGIDYVEPFLKTVLAREDIEKKESTKFYTASLQEFLKGHREEYSAAFNKVFLSGGVFMYINDRELCQCLEGLADMLKPSCLVYISEPVAISQRLTLDSFYSETIKDDYSAIYRTEEEYREIFKAFTDRGFELEVSQEFFENDIKKMKETKQWIFILKR, encoded by the coding sequence ATGATGGAGAATCATTCTAAGACCAGGATATATGGGAAGAATATAGAGATAGACGGGGACGCTGCCAGGGAGCTTTACAGTACAAGGGCAGAGAAGAGCGGACAGGTACATGTGGATGCCCCCACTGTGCTCAGCAGCGATGCAAATATAGAAAATATAAGGTTATGGACGGAGGAAGAGCTGAGAAGATGGTTCCCTCTGTTTGGACTTTCGGCCAGGGATAAAGTTTTTGAAATCGGGTTTGGCACGGGGCGCATGACCAAATATATAACGGCTGCTGCCGGGGAATATGTAGGTATTGACTATGTAGAACCCTTTTTGAAAACCGTATTGGCCAGGGAGGACATAGAGAAGAAAGAGAGTACCAAATTCTACACAGCTTCCCTACAGGAGTTTTTAAAGGGGCACAGGGAAGAATACAGCGCTGCATTTAATAAGGTGTTCCTGTCAGGCGGCGTGTTCATGTATATCAATGACAGGGAATTGTGCCAGTGCCTGGAAGGCCTGGCGGATATGCTAAAGCCGTCATGCCTGGTCTATATATCTGAACCCGTGGCCATTTCCCAGCGGCTGACCTTGGACTCCTTTTATTCTGAGACCATAAAGGATGACTATAGCGCGATATACCGTACGGAAGAAGAGTACAGGGAAATTTTCAAGGCATTTACGGACAGAGGGTTTGAGCTGGAAGTAAGCCAGGAATTTTTTGAGAATGATATTAAGAAGATGAAAGAGACAAAGCAGTGGATTTTTATACTGAAAAGGTAA
- a CDS encoding glycosyltransferase family 2 protein: MITVGINSRKPLVSIVIPVYNGANYLRQAIESALGQTWENCEILVVNDGSDDGGDTEQAALEFKDRIRYFRKENGGVASALNYGIQRMQGEYFSWLSHDDWYYPDKIEKEIGAVLNSGNPAALVQAEYEFYDQDTGFKTQTHFLDYYKEGQITNSVFSVLQLQLHACSALIHKSHFARVGFFDENLQTIQDIDMWFRLFRGQDSIFLPNVLHVVREHRQAGSCTIPCYYEETRKEYGKLIRMLDDQEIRRVFGDAGVFLGRMAGFIKSYGGGRELAEVEERIRRLPALEDEEYRAEEFWGRLAALSKGQARKVVIFGSGQYGIRVKYDLESRLVKPAYFVDNNRKKHGQMIDGILCSPVEVLADEQEEALVIVAMRNCREASAQLEKLGIPYYVERQKLDPLFLRSPLALSRKDLWLG, encoded by the coding sequence ATGATTACTGTAGGCATAAATAGCAGGAAACCTCTGGTTTCTATTGTAATACCTGTCTATAATGGGGCAAATTATTTGCGCCAGGCCATAGAAAGCGCCCTTGGCCAGACTTGGGAGAATTGCGAAATCCTTGTGGTCAATGACGGCTCAGACGATGGGGGAGATACAGAGCAGGCGGCTCTGGAGTTTAAGGACAGGATCAGATATTTCAGGAAAGAAAATGGCGGGGTTGCCTCGGCGCTCAATTATGGTATTCAGAGGATGCAGGGGGAATATTTTTCTTGGCTGTCCCATGATGACTGGTATTATCCGGACAAAATAGAAAAAGAGATAGGAGCAGTTCTAAACTCCGGGAATCCAGCCGCCCTCGTGCAGGCGGAGTACGAATTTTACGATCAGGATACAGGCTTTAAGACCCAGACACATTTTCTGGATTATTACAAGGAAGGCCAGATAACCAACTCTGTTTTTTCTGTGCTGCAGCTCCAGCTCCATGCCTGCAGTGCCCTGATCCACAAGAGCCATTTCGCCCGTGTGGGGTTCTTTGATGAAAATCTGCAGACAATACAGGATATAGATATGTGGTTCCGTTTGTTCCGGGGGCAGGACTCTATATTTCTCCCCAATGTGCTCCATGTGGTGAGAGAACACAGACAGGCGGGGTCTTGTACCATACCTTGTTATTATGAGGAGACCAGGAAGGAGTATGGGAAGCTTATCCGTATGTTAGATGATCAGGAGATCAGGCGGGTTTTTGGCGATGCAGGCGTTTTTCTTGGCAGGATGGCCGGATTTATTAAGAGCTACGGCGGCGGCAGGGAACTGGCAGAAGTAGAGGAGCGTATCAGAAGGCTTCCAGCTTTGGAAGATGAAGAATATAGAGCAGAGGAGTTTTGGGGCAGGCTGGCGGCCCTGTCAAAAGGACAGGCCAGGAAAGTCGTTATATTCGGGTCAGGACAATATGGAATCCGGGTGAAGTATGACCTGGAGAGCCGTCTGGTGAAGCCTGCCTATTTTGTGGATAACAATCGTAAAAAGCATGGCCAGATGATTGACGGAATCCTGTGCAGCCCAGTGGAGGTACTGGCGGATGAACAGGAGGAAGCACTGGTAATTGTAGCAATGCGTAACTGCCGGGAGGCGTCTGCACAGCTGGAAAAGCTGGGAATACCGTATTATGTGGAAAGACAGAAGCTGGATCCTTTATTTTTGAGGTCGCCTCTGGCATTATCACGAAAGGACTTGTGGCTAGGATGA